The following coding sequences lie in one Equus asinus isolate D_3611 breed Donkey chromosome 1, EquAss-T2T_v2, whole genome shotgun sequence genomic window:
- the LOC106842267 gene encoding olfactory receptor 2A5, whose translation MSENQTWVTEFILLGFSLNPKIQMFLFELFSLFYTFTLLGNGVILGLIWLDSRLHTPMYFFLSHLAIVDVSYASNNVPKMLANLLNKKKTISFIPCIMQTFLYMAFAHTECLILVIMSYDRYVAICHPLRYSVIMSWRVCIVQAVTSWACGSLLAMVHVVLLLRLPFCGPHEINHFFCEILSVLKLACADARLNQVVIFAASVFILVGPLCLVLVSYTRILFAILRIQSGEGRRKAFSTCSSHLCVVGLFFGSAIVMYMAPKSRHPEKQQKILSLFYSLFNPMLNPLIYSLRNAEVKGALRRVLWKERSM comes from the coding sequence ATGTCAGAAAATCAGACATGGGTCACCGAATTCATTCTCCTGGGATTCTCACTCAACCCAAAGATACAGATGTTCCTCTTTGAGCTCTTCTCCCTGTTCTACACCTTCACTTTGCTGGGGAACGGGGTCATCCTGGGCCTCATCTGGCTGGACTCTCGActgcacacacccatgtacttcttcctctcacACTTGGCCATTGTTGATGTTTCATATGCTTCAAACAATGTCCCGAAGATGTTGGCAAACCTtctgaacaagaaaaaaactatCTCTTTCATCCCATGCATAATGCAGACCTTTTTATATATGGCTTTTGCTCACACTGAGTGTCTCATCTTGGTAATAATGTCCTATGATCGGTACGTGGCGATCTGCCACCCGCTACGTTACTCTGTCATCATGAGCTGGAGAGTGTGCATTGTTCAGGCCGTCACTTCCTGGGCATGTGGCTCCCTCCTGGCCATGGTCCATGTTGTTCTCCTTCTGAGACTGCCCTTCTGTGGGCCTCATGAAAtcaaccacttcttctgtgaaatCCTGTCTGTCCTCAAGCTGGCCTGTGCTGACGCCAGGCTCAACCAAGTTGTCATCTTTGCTGCTTCTGTGTTTATCTTAGTTGGGCCCCTCTGCTTGGTGCTGGTCTCCTACACACGCATCCTGTTTGCCATCCTCAGGATCCAGTCAGGGGAGGGCCGCAGaaaggccttctccacctgctcctcccacctctgcGTGGTCGGGCTCTTCTTTGGCAGCGCCATCGTCATGTACATGGCCCCCAAATCCCGCCATCCTGAGAAGCAGCAGAAGATCCTTTCCCTGTTTTACAGTCTTTTCAACCCTATGCTGAACCCGCtgatctacagcctgaggaacgCAGAGGTCAAGGGGGCCCTGAGGAGAGTGCTGTGGAAGGAGAGATCAATGTGA